Proteins from a genomic interval of Bradysia coprophila strain Holo2 chromosome X, BU_Bcop_v1, whole genome shotgun sequence:
- the LOC119084562 gene encoding transient receptor potential cation channel protein painless-like, whose amino-acid sequence MDEQQLLCMGDPDRQGSLSAALQNKNFDHFRHILYMSGVDPEKVDSKVSISIFEKCCQTPGRAEFIRACIEWGCDVNKENGEFVNKRPINFAVESEDPDNLKVLLENPHVRVDNIHEGSTPLQYLASIISDANFQNVAECIKSLIASQANVNIPNNRGLTPILTLAKKKISPEKNAELLQHFLDNCSVDLDSLRDGEARKVLSKNFPQLILPEKFSGEIEWDFRSLSTALIEHKEQNFIRGLDKFLERTNDSDNRQNVFREHPSNETLLTLATRNGLANAVEKLLRCGDSPTNVELYGFSSKLTSPLELACIYGYWKILDMFLKSSKVDINSGPYLIKAIQNIGEQSTNKSSDFLKCFKLLVNCEGIDLNRKDDAGNTPLHVAVNYNIEGVALELLKRGAYIGAKNKFNELSINDIEPRILEKHFNNCIQTNGRRSGDTNYEIIFEYTNLVPSCLTNGKPSKIPTQGSTDEMAPIEYMAKSNELKHLVKHPLIASFLFLKWHRLAMIFYTNFFCYTIYCMSMIFFLLFCYGNDERNAAINSVLYAICAIGGLYVFFRELMQFVISPRTYLKTIENWMEVTLIVMTVVVLASENYKDSTRRTFAAITILLAVCEFFILTGSLPVLSFSTHLVMLKTVSKSFLKSLMLYSIILIAFALCFYTLLGKDGPDDETDRKVVVPKTDGAEEEEEEDGEFNQFLHPGLAIIKTVVMLTGEFDASDIKFNKNVYSYAIFLIFVFMISTVLFNLLNGLAVSDTQAIKSEAELMNFIYRAELMSRYEKILLGQGESDCWNVFHRRWTSTWISVFPDYLPLKKLSVLPNANNIVRIPIKREKHQLFDDDDIEDPIKTSKSLDCPLNLSLCCIFGNQRCSRMEKKIVKYAKFVLDSKDRDNELEIERNELQRRIGNIENRIEQILQIVMNSKLAQEA is encoded by the exons ATGGACGAACAACAACTATTGTGTATGGGCGATCCAGATCGTCAG GGATCGTTGTCAGCTGccttacaaaacaaaaattttgaccaCTTTCGACACATTCTCTACATGAGCGGAGTCGATCCGGAAAAAGTCGATTCGAAAGTGTCGAtctcaatatttgaaaaatgttgtcagACACCGGGACGTGCAGAATTTATCCGTGCCTGCATAGAATGGGGTTGTGATGTTAATAAG GAAAACGGTGAATTCGTCAACAAGCGACCGATTAACTTTGCCGTGGAATCAGAAGATCCAGACAATTTAAAAGTGCTACTCGAAAATCCACACGTACGAGTTGACAACATTCACGAAGGATCGACTCCATTGCAATATCTCGCTTCAATAATCAGCGACGCCAATTTCCAGAATGTAGCTGAATGTATCAAGTCACTTATAGCCAGTCAAGCTAATGTTAACATACCGAACAATCGAGGGCTGACACCAATTTTAACGCTAGctaagaagaaaatttcacCCGAAAAGAATGCGGagcttttgcaacattttttgGACAATTGTTCGGTGGATTTGGATAGTTTACGAGATGGTGAAGCTCGGAAAGTGTTGAGCAAGAATTTCCCGCAGTTGATTTTACCTGAAAAGTTTTCGGGTGAAATTGAATGGGATTTCAGATCGTTGTCCACAGCTCTCATCGAACATAAGGAGCAGAACTTCATTCGCGGTCTTGACAAATTTCTGGAACGAACTAATGACTCCGACAATCGTCAAAATGTGTTCCGTGAACATCCGTCGAATGAAACGTTACTCACTCTAGCTACACGCAACGGCCTCGCTAACGCCGTCGAAAAACTGTTGCGTTGCGGAGATAGTCCGACAAATGTTGAACTTTACGGATTTTCATCGAAATTGACGTCTCCATTAGAACTGGCCTGCATTTATGGATACTGGAAGATCTTAgatatgtttttgaaaagctCGAAAGTCGATATTAACTCAGGACCGTATCTCATCAAGGCCATTCAGAATATCGGGGAACAATCCACCAATAAATCGTCGGATTTCCTAAAGTGTTTCAAATTGCTGGTCAACTGTGAAGGAATAGATTTGAATAGAAAAGACGATGCTGGTAATACTCCGTTGCATGTTGCTGTCAATTACAATATCGAAGGAGTGGCGCTGGAGCTGCTGAAGAGAGGTGCATACATCGGggccaaaaataaattcaacgaaCTGTCGATTAACGACATTGAGCCCAGAATTCTTGAAAAGCACTTCAACAATTGTATACAGACAAATGGTCGACGTTCCGGCGATACTAActacgaaattatttttgaatatacGAATCTTGTGCCGTCATGTCTCACAAACGGAAAACCGTCTAAAATTCCTACTCAAGGCAGTACCGATGAAATGGCTCCCATCGAATACATGGCAAAATCCAATGAACTCAAACATTTGGTAAAACATCCTCTGATCGCAAGTTTCTTGTTCCTTAAATGGCATCGTCTGGCCATGATCTTCTACACAAACTTCTTCTGCTACACAATATACTGCATGTCCATGatattctttttattattttgctaCGGCAACGACGAACGAAATGCAGCGATAAATTCAGTTCTCTATGCTATATGTGCAATAGGTGGACTGTACGTTTTCTTCAGGGAGCTAATGCAGTTCGTTATTTCACCACGAACGTATTTAAAGACTATCGAAAATTGGATGGAAGTTACATTGATCGTCATGACAGTGGTTGTACTAGCAAGCGAAAATTATAAAGACAGCACGCGCCGTACTTTCGCAGCCATAACAATACTGCTTGCAGTTTGCGAATTTTTCATTCTGACTGGATCTCTTCCAGTTTTGTCGTTTTCCACCCATCTAGTCATGCTAAAGACAGTGTCGAAGAGTTTCCTGAAAAGTCTAATGCTCTACTCGATCATTTTGATTGCATTTGCCCTGTGCTTTTACACATTGCTCGGAAAAGATGGTCCTGATGATGAAACAGATCGGAAGGTTGTAGTGCCGAAAACGGATGgtgcagaagaagaagaagaagaagacggtGAATTTAATCAGTTCTTACACCCGGGACTTGCTATCATTAAAACAG tggTAATGTTGACGGGTGAATTTGATGCATCTGATATAAAGTTTAACAAGAACGTCTACAGTTACGCCATATTCTTGATTTTCGTATTTATGATTTCAACGGTACTGTTCAATCTATTGAATGGTTTGGCTGTCAGCGACACTCAAGCGATCAAGTCAGAGGCCGAACTAATGAACTTTATCTACAGAGCCGAACTAATGTCTCGAtacgagaaaattttattgggACAAGGCGAAAGTGATTG TTGGAACGTTTTCCATCGCCGATGGACGTCTACATGGATATCCGTGTTTCCCGACTACTTACCGTTAAAGAAACTGTCCGTCCTTCCAAATGCCAACAATATCGTTCGGATACCGATTAAACGAGAAAAGCACCAATTGTTCGACGACGATGACATCGAGGATCCCATCAAAACGAGCAAAAGTCTTGATTGTCCGCTGAACTTGTCGCTCTGTTGCATATTCGGGAATCAGCGATGCTCgagaatggaaaagaaaattgtcaaatatgcaaaatttgtgCTGGACTCCAAGGACAGGGACAACGAACTGGAAATCGAACGAAACGAGCTGCAACGCCGAAtcggaaatattgaaaatcgaatcgaacaaattttgcaaattgttATGAACAGTAAACTGGCACAGGAAGcctaa
- the LOC119084568 gene encoding peptidyl-prolyl cis-trans isomerase PASTICCINO1-like isoform X2 has protein sequence MANESEHVQKLSDFQHLVATEWSDESRGLRKVLMEFNYTKMDRVADLSECLVEISDVANLSGRESEYLSDTKEKLIRMGDAVTPIDYFVEIFIRQMYVGEVSRCYVTTKTDHQIEFTIKLMAIDCPRYFYELSPKELFEISSKYKEQGVKMYKKYPEFAQNYFNLAAKLLISLKPFNTLDDREANESFKHQIDQQSLQALHDGIYLNIAAGLIKQNRYEDALYVLIDLTDRTNNEKGIYRRALAHLNLKQYDEARQQIERLNFKENHEFHALHNRIASEMKEYNERYANMVKKMFG, from the coding sequence ATGGCAAATGAGTCGGAACATGTGCAAAAGCTATCTGACTTCCAGCATTTAGTTGCTACGGAATGGAGTGATGAGAGCCGGGGATTGCGGAAAGTGTTGATGGAATTTAACTACACCAAAATGGATAGAGTGGCGGATTTGTCGGAATGTCTGGTTGAAATAAGTGATGTTGCTAATCTGTCCGGTCGGGAGAGTGAATATTTGAGTGATACAAAAGAGAAATTAATTCGTATGGGAGATGCTGTGACTCCaattgattattttgttgaaattttcatcCGACAAATGTATGTGGGTGAAGTGAGTCGGTGCTATGTCACCACCAAAACCGACCACCAAATTGAATTTACGATAAAATTGATGGCAATTGATTGTCCCAGATACTTTTACGAACTTTCGCCGAAAGAATTATTTGAAATCTCCAGTAAATACAAGGAGCAGGGCGTCAAAATGTATAAGAAATATCCGGAATTTGCTCAGAATTACTTCAATTTGGCGGCAAAATTGCTGATATCTTTGAAACCATTCAATACGTTAGATGATAGAGAAGCCAATGAATCGTTTAAGCACCAAATCGATCAACAATCGTTACAAGCACTGCACGAcggaatttatttgaatatcgCAGCCGGtctgatcaaacaaaatcgaTACGAAGATGCTCTGTAcgttttgattgatttgacGGACCGAACGAACAACGAGAAGGGAATTTATCGACGTGCATTGGCTCATCTGAATTTGAAACAGTACGACGAAGCTAGACAACAGATTGAACGGTTAAATTTTAAGGAGAATCATGAATTTCATGCTTTGCATAATCGGATCGCCAGTGAAATGAAGGAGTATAATGAAAGGTACGCGAATATGGTTAAGAAAATGTTCGGTTAA
- the LOC119084568 gene encoding retinol dehydrogenase 13-like isoform X1 produces the protein MLRKLAALVVFVGSGIYLARRYYFWKHCKCSKNIDNELIIITGPTSGIGLTLAWDLARRGASLVLACRDIEKGVQVSKKITSSTNNSRIRVERLDLTSLSSVSSFAKRIIALNEPVFALVNNAGIFYAKPSNTVDGIEVTFQTNYLSPFLLSLLLLPTLRKHTSSRIINLSSRAHLIPTEIPNPEFHQTFEDTPLKRFESYQYSKFCLTLAAHHLSEILGQTTVRVHCVDPGNTETSIFRSFPQLANPVSFALQKPIRLFVVKTPHEGIQSILHALLAKEPPFYIENLSEGTINCRVLYPTLSNTIWQMSRNMCKSYLTSSI, from the exons ATGTTAAGGAAATTGGCTGCATTAGTAGTGTTTGTTGGGTCTGGAATTTATTTAGCGCG acgatattactTTTGGAAGCATTGCAAATGCTCTAAGAACATCGACAACGAACTCATTATAATAACTGGGCCAACATCCGGTATCGGTTTGACATTAGCTTGGGATTTAGCTAGACGAG GTGCCAGTTTAGTGCTTGCTTGTCGCGATATTGAAAAGGGTGTTCAGGTATCCAAGAAGATCACATCATCAACGAATAATAGCCGAATTCGCGTAGAACGTTTAGATCTAACATCGTTATCAAGTGTGTCCAGTTTTGCCAAGAGAATAATCGCACTGAACGAACCAGTTTTTGCACTAGTTAATAACGCCGGAATCTTCTACGCAAAGCCTTCGAACACCGTCGATGGTATAGAAGTTACATTCCAAACGAATTATCTAAGCCCATTCTTGCTGTCTTTGCTCCTACTTCCGACGCTACGTAAACACACCTCCAGCCGGATTATCAACCTATCGTCTCGTGCACATTTGATACCAACCGAAATTCCGAATCCCGAATTTCATCAAACATTCGAAGACACTCCACTGAAGCGCTTCGAGTCGTATCAGTACAGCAAGTTTTGTTTGACCCTTGCGGCACACCACCTCAGCGAAATATTGGGCCAAACGACCGTTCGAGTACATTGTGTGGATCCTGGCAACACTGAAACAAGCATTTTCCGATCATTTCCGCAATTGGCCAATCCCGTATCGTTTGCGCTACAGAAACCGATACGATTGTTTGTCGTTAAAACGCCGCACGAAGGGATCCAGTCGATATTGCATGCACTGTTGGCCAAAGAACCGCCGTTTtacatcgaaaatttgtcggaAGGAACAATTAACTGTCGCGTATTGTATCCCACACTGTCGAACACGATATGGCAAATGAGTCGGAACATGTGCAAAAGCTATCTGACTTCCAGCATTTAG